Proteins from one Ipomoea triloba cultivar NCNSP0323 chromosome 1, ASM357664v1 genomic window:
- the LOC116019909 gene encoding uncharacterized protein LOC116019909 isoform X2 — MVTSGKKTKKTHESINNRLALVMNTPFLVPFVDFCILKMTMLIWGQLVANISGSLVLALLIQVILISSSLFLESSKSLVSMSYWNCVLSRIILNHLWC; from the exons ATGGTGACCTCCGGCAAGAAGACG AAGAAGACCCACGAGAGCATAAACAATAGGCTGGCTTTGGTGATGAATACGCCCTTTCTTGTTCCTTTTGTTGATTTTTGTATTCTGAAAATG ACAATGTTGATCTGGGGACAGCTTGTGGCAAATATTTCCGGGTCTCTTGTCTTAGCATTATTGATCCAG GTGATTCTGATATCATCAAGCCTCTTCCTGGAGAGCAGTAAGAGCTTAGTGTCAATGAGCTACTGGAATTGTGTTTTATCCAGGATTATATTAAATCATTTATGGTGTTGA
- the LOC116019909 gene encoding uncharacterized protein LOC116019909 isoform X1, with the protein MHCVELGEYVGVESCFDSVGADMESGLMSRRVHRGEGRREKGAMKAKEFPPPLPWLARTGNSPASRMPWILKRRYTEDGRLIITGEKTERHEYFEAHRSDGRLRLRLVPMDVVVGGEPFANDPDEGAEEEEGEMHGGDHHQIDGDGDVAVCDGSDAGGGDDPTAAALEDPRSATANAGSLITDACGGGGNKCSNSFIFSLAVTAIPPVHT; encoded by the coding sequence ATGCATTGTGTTGAGTTGGGTGAATACGTTGGTGTGGAGAGCTGTTTTGACTCGGTTGGGGCGGATATGGAATCGGGATTAATGAGTCGCCGAGTTCATCGTGGCGAGGGGAGGAGGGAGAAGGGAGCGATGAAAGCGAAGGAGTTTCCGCCGCCGTTACCTTGGCTAGCCAGGACGGGGAACTCGCCGGCGTCGAGAATGCCGTGGATTTTGAAGCGGCGTTATACGGAGGACGGAAGGCTGATCATTACTGGAGAGAAAACCGAGCGGCACGAGTACTTTGAGGCGCACCGCTCCGACGGTCGCCTCCGCCTCCGCCTCGTGCCGATGGACGTCGTCGTCGGCGGAGAACCGTTTGCGAACGATCCGGATGAGGgcgcggaggaggaggagggagAAATGCACGGTGGCGATCATCATCAAATCGATGGCGATGGCGATGTTGCAGTTTGTGACGGCAGCGATGCGGGCGGAGGCGATGATCCGACCGCCGCCGCATTGGAGGATCCTCGATCGGCCACGGCGAACGCCGGCTCACTGATAACTGACGCCTGCGGCGGCGGTGGGAACAAGTGTTCAAATTCGTTTATTTTTAGCCTGGCGGTGACCGCTATCCCTCCAGTCCATACGTAA
- the LOC116029900 gene encoding aspartic proteinase-like protein 1, whose protein sequence is MRTEVAAILFTLAAVLICIEVCAGATFSFRLIHRFSDEAGSVWAAKGRQGPWPERDSVERARLLLSSDFKHQRLRLGSQKQLLVPSEGSQTFDYGNDWSWLHYAWIDIGTPNVSFLVALDTGSDLLWVPCDCVQCAPLSSSYYTVLDRDLNEYSPARSSTSKQLPCSHQLCDLGPDCKSPKEHCPYMVDYLSENTSSSGFLFEDQLHLILSGEHSHQDSALAPIIIGCGSKQSGSYLDGAAPDGVLGLGPGKISVPSLLANSGLVPHSFSLCFDKSHSGRIFFGDQGPGNQRFTPFLPLEGNYNKYIVEVEHYCVESSCLKQSGFRAQVDSGSSFTLLPYETYKKVVNKFDELMNATRSSVDVFHYCYKARSQGLPNIPSMKLILSANQSFVIQNPMFPILNYQGVQYYCLGVLPIEGMYGLIGQNFMTGYRMVFDWEKLKLGWSASNCKDLDDNDKVPVTPTPSGLSASPLPTNEQQRTPNGHAVAPALAGRAPPRPSAASPCTIHCQHCTLILLMLLQSFVWLCYLV, encoded by the exons ATGAGGACCGAGGTTGCGGCGATTCTGTTCACACTAGCGGCGGTGCTAATCTGCATTGAGGTCTGCGCGGGAGCGACCTTCTCCTTCCGGCTGATTCACAGGTTCTCCGACGAAGCGGGTTCCGTTTGGGCGGCGAAGGGGAGACAAGGGCCGTGGCCGGAGCGAGACAGCGTGGAGCGAGCGAGGTTGCTCCTCAGCAGCGACTTTAAGCACCAGAGGCTGAGGCTTGGCTCTCAGAAACAGCTCCTTGTTCCTTCTGAAGGAAGCCAGACCTTTGACTACGGCAATGACTGGAGCTG GTTGCATTATGCATGGATTGATATTGGGACACCAAATGTTTCGTTTCTTGTTGCGTTAGATACTGGAAGTGATTTGCTTTGGGTTCCTTGTGATTGTGTACAGTGTGCTCCATTGTCCTCAAGCTACTACACTGTCTTG GATAGAGATCTGAACGAGTATAGTCCAGCCCGATCTAGCACCAGCAAGCAACTTCCTTGCAGCCATCAATTATGTGATCTTGGTCCTGACTGCAAAAGTCCTAAGGAGCACTGCCCATACATGGTTGACTACTTGTCAGAAAATACATCAAGTTCAGGATTTCTTTTTGAGGATCAGTTGCATTTGATCTTATCTGGTGAACATTCGCATCAAGACTCTGCCCTGGCACCAATCATAATAGG CTGTGGAAGCAAACAGAGTGGTAGCTATTTGGATGGAGCTGCTCCAGATGGTGTTTTGGGATTAGGACCTGGAAAAATCTCCGTTCCAAGCCTGCTTGCAAATTCTGGATTGGTTCCACATTCATTCTCTTTATGTTTTGACAAGAGCCATTCTGGGAGAATTTTCTTTGGTGATCAAGGACCTGGAAATCAAAGATTTACCCCCTTTTTGCCACTTGAAGGGAATTA TAACAAATACATTGTGGAGGTGGAACATTATTGCGTTGAGAGTTCCTGTTTAAAGCAGTCTGGATTTCGAGCACAAGTTGATAGTGGTTCATCTTTCACTCTCCTACCTTATGAGACCTATAAGAAAGTTGTTAATAAG TTTGATGAACTAATGAATGCTACGAGGTCTAGTGTAGATGTCTTTCACTACTGCTACAAGGCTCG TTCACAAGGTTTACCAAATATTCCCAGTATGAAGCTCATTCTTTCTGCCAACCAGAGTTTTGTGATTCAGAATCCCATGTTTCCTATTCTCAACTATCAG GGAGTCCAATATTACTGTTTAGGTGTACTACCAATTGAAGGAATGTATGGATTAATTGGAC AAAACTTTATGACTGGATACCGAATGGTATTTGATTGGGAGAAGTTGAAGTTGGGTTGGTCTGCTTCTAATT GCAAGGATTTGGATGATAATGACAAGGTTCCTGTAACGCCTACCCCAAGCGGTTTATCAGCAAGTCCATTGCCAACAAACGAGCAGCAGAGAACCCCCAACGGTCATGCAGTCGCCCCTGCCCTCGCTGGTAGGGCTCCTCCAAGACCATCTGCAGCATCACCTTGTACCATTCACTGTCA